One Idiomarina loihiensis L2TR genomic window carries:
- a CDS encoding SPOR domain-containing protein has product MDYANRKPKSPKRKPTKKKGTNKKQQRGAKPVAERKPVPWFVVAVAIGLIAFFTYILVQISGKSEQVEQPQVQPPPADLLPKKSAERWRYIEELRSKEVEVDVPEREVGPPKLMQCGSFRQQEDAERLRAQIAMAGLESQVRSTEGSNGLWYRVILGPYETKRDAERDRHKLQRNQVFGCAIWNWNID; this is encoded by the coding sequence ATGGATTACGCGAATCGTAAGCCAAAGTCGCCGAAACGTAAGCCGACTAAGAAAAAAGGAACCAATAAAAAACAGCAACGCGGCGCAAAACCGGTTGCTGAGCGAAAACCGGTGCCCTGGTTTGTGGTCGCTGTTGCCATTGGTCTCATTGCTTTCTTTACCTATATTCTGGTGCAAATTAGTGGTAAGTCTGAACAGGTTGAACAGCCGCAGGTGCAACCACCTCCGGCGGATTTATTGCCGAAAAAATCGGCTGAGCGCTGGCGTTATATTGAAGAGTTAAGAAGTAAAGAAGTAGAAGTGGATGTGCCGGAACGTGAAGTGGGTCCACCGAAACTCATGCAATGTGGCTCTTTCCGTCAGCAGGAGGACGCCGAAAGGTTGCGTGCACAAATTGCGATGGCGGGGCTGGAATCTCAGGTGCGCTCGACTGAAGGCAGTAATGGGCTTTGGTACCGAGTCATTCTGGGGCCTTATGAAACCAAACGCGATGCCGAACGTGATCGCCATAAATTGCAGCGTAATCAGGTGTTTGGCTGCGCAATCTGGAACTGGAATATCGATTAG